The genomic stretch TATGCTCTAAGTCCAGCATTACGAAAAAACCCTCACGCATGGCCACACGGAAAATGGGACGCAATCGCTCCTTGGCCTTGGCTATGGAAAAAGTAAAATTTTTAGGATCCATCTGGGAATACATGGCCGAAGGTTTGATGGAGATGTTTACCTTTGGTGCATGTCCCCAGTCAAGTTGACCTTTACCTCCCCCCAGAGGTTGCCATTTTTGCTGCTCCCCGGCCATGATGGTAACCAAATCCATGTATCTGTTATAATATTCATCTGCTTCCTTTTCAGAAACAACTGCCTCGCCCAGGAGGTCCACCGTAAAAGCTACGCCGTCCTTACGTATCTTTTTAAGCGCAGGTAAAGCATCCTTGGCATCCACACCGGAGATGAACTGCCGGGCCATACTGCTAATATTGGAGGAGATGGTTTTGGCCACCATTTTAGCTGCCATAGAATTAGGTGACAGCTTATTCAACCCCCATTGCAGGCTGGCGGGAAATTCCTGGTCGGGAGCGCAAAAATATTCCTGTAGGTGCTTGGCTACAGATTCAGAACGACTCAGGTAAGGAAAGACATCCACAAACCTGAACATCTGTAGCTTAAAGGCTTCGTCGCTCATACACCAATCCATTACTTTACCGGTCCAAAAGTCTTTCTTGAAAATAGACGATGTTTCCCCTTCAATCTTCTGGTAGAGCTCAAGGCCTCTTTGGACTACCTTCTCTTCAAATTCTTTGTGCATCAAATTTCACCTCGCGTTAAGTTTTTGTGTCATTTATGGTTCAGCAATCTTTAATAATTGGTTGGCTTGCAAGTTATTAAAGGGTGTTAGATAATTCAGATAAATTGCTCCGTATATTACTTGTAGCTTAAAAGTGCAAAAATCATTCCTGATCGGCGAACAGCATTATTAGGCTCCTTAGCATTAATCTTTGTATTTATAAGCGTCTATTTTTCGACAGGTGTCAAATATTTGCTGATTTCATAAGAAAAAACAGGATGTTTTTTCGACTCACGCGAAATAGTTAGGTGAGAAGGAGTGAGGGTTTCCGTGATTGATAGATTTAGATCCTTTACAGCAGGTGAAATGATGTTGGGTCCGGTTATTACTGTCCCCCTGGATGTCACTGTGGACCGGGCGCGGGAATCGGTAGCGGGTGGGGATTTTAAGGGTGTTATTATTATGGAATCCCAGGAGGTGATGGGAGCATGCCCAAGCGGCTACTTATCATTGATCTCAAATAAGGTAGATACGCCCCTTTATGCTTTGGATTATTGCCGGCGTGTTCAGGTGGTTTCTGCCGATACTGCCCTGGGTCAATTAATTGCCATTTTGGTAACGGAGCCTGCCCCTATTTTTGTGGTTAGCGAGCCGAACGGAGGTCCTACCGGCTTGATTGAACCAGGGCACCTGGCCCGTTTTCTCTGGCAACGACTGAGTATTACGGCAACCATGCTTCAATCAGTGGTGGATACTGTAAATGAGGCCATAACCATCATTGACCATGAGGAGAAGGTTACAGTTTGGAACCGGCGGGCGGAAGAGCTTTATAACATACCGGCAGAGGAAATAACCGGTTGTTCCATTAATTCTTTTTTTACGACTTTGGTCTCCACCAGAGTATTTAGAGAGAGACACGAGGTCAGGAATTCATATCACCAGCCCTGCGACGGCACTCATGTGCTAATTAATGCAGGTCCCATCCTGGAGGGTGATGCACTGATTGGCAGCATTTCCGCAGAACGTGATATCACCGAGCTGGTTCATCTACACCAGGATCTGTCCAGAGCCACCACACAAGTAAGATTACTGGAAAAGGAAATTAAGAATATTAACGGGCGTAATGATCCTTTCCAAAGAATTATGGGCCACAGCCGGCTGCTGGCTGCAGCCGTGGCCATTGCTAACCGGGTTGCGGATACCAACGCGTCGGTGTTGATTCGCGGGGAAAGCGGTACGGGCAAGGATTTGTTTGCTGAAGCAATCCACCAGGCCAGCGGCAGGTATAAAAAACCCTTCATTGTAATAAACTGCGGGGCGATACCGTCCACTTTATTTGAAAGTGAAGTATTTGGCTACGAGAAAGGAGCTTTTACAGGTGCCGACCGCAAAGGTAAAATTGGTAAATTTGAGCTTGCCAACGGGGGAACTATTTTTTTGGACGAGATAGGGGAATTACCCGCACAGATGCAGGTAAAACTTTTGCGGGTAATTCAAAGAAATGTGTTTTACCGGGTGGGGGGAAATAAACCGGTTACGGTGGATGTGCGGATCATCGCCGCCACCCACCGTAATCTGGAGGAAATGATTGTTCATAGCCAATTCCGGGAAGACCTTTACTACCGATTGAATGTGG from Bacillota bacterium encodes the following:
- a CDS encoding PAS domain-containing protein, which produces MMLGPVITVPLDVTVDRARESVAGGDFKGVIIMESQEVMGACPSGYLSLISNKVDTPLYALDYCRRVQVVSADTALGQLIAILVTEPAPIFVVSEPNGGPTGLIEPGHLARFLWQRLSITATMLQSVVDTVNEAITIIDHEEKVTVWNRRAEELYNIPAEEITGCSINSFFTTLVSTRVFRERHEVRNSYHQPCDGTHVLINAGPILEGDALIGSISAERDITELVHLHQDLSRATTQVRLLEKEIKNINGRNDPFQRIMGHSRLLAAAVAIANRVADTNASVLIRGESGTGKDLFAEAIHQASGRYKKPFIVINCGAIPSTLFESEVFGYEKGAFTGADRKGKIGKFELANGGTIFLDEIGELPAQMQVKLLRVIQRNVFYRVGGNKPVTVDVRIIAATHRNLEEMIVHSQFREDLYYRLNVVSLEIPSLRERKEDIPELVYTFIQEFSQQHDRGVSQVDPELMSLLLDYSWPGNIRELRNVLERMVILSEVGTISAEHLPRALKRRAQALRASAGKATSTMTDITRNTERELIIEALRQARGNKAEAARALGIPRSTLYYRIKVLKLDQN